A single region of the Pseudomonas solani genome encodes:
- the pvdQ gene encoding bifunctional acylase PvdQ — translation MPMRSLVAGVAALLLCPAFVVLAADTAAKPRETLIRWTAHGVPHIQAADERGLGYGIGYAYARDNACLLAEEIVTARGERSRWFGAEGQSSAHLDNLPSDFFFTWLNQPASIAAFRKAQTREVAQLLDGYAAGFNHYLKEADARTTHCLGEGWLRPIDADDLVRLTRRLLVEGGAGQFAEALIGAAPPGAQQAQLDSGYTAARTEGFRLERGSNAVAVGSKRSADGRGMLLANPHFPWSGALRFWQLHLTIPGKLDVMGAALPGLPVVNIGFGQQLAWTHTVDTSAHFTLYRLELDPKDPTRYRIDGRTEKLKKTRLQVQVRDAAGTLSVRSHDLYESRFGPLLNWPGMLEWTAGEAWALKDANLGNTRVLQQWYAINQARDVDALRAAVTKIQGIPWVNTLAADASGKALYMNQSVVPHLLPKQLAECVIPQLAAEGLPALQGTTSACEWTRDASAAQPGITPAAQLPVLQREDFVQNSNDSAWLSNPDSPLAGYSPLVNREGRELSPRARFALGRLQGDAPLSAEFLKAMVTDNEVALATDLLPELLELCQAEAGNAALAAPCKALAAWDGKANIDSGIGFLHFQHFMKGFAEIEDGWREPFDPQRPTVTPRGLNPAAKDKVIQALVAAGEEVAKAGVPEQARWGDIQRSGAIGIPGGDGHFGVYNAMQSELQGDHLEVVSGTSYLQLVTFDGQGPQARGLLAFSQSSEAGSPHHSDQTELFARQQWQKLPFSNAEIDADPALERKVLKVK, via the coding sequence ATGCCCATGCGTAGCCTTGTTGCCGGTGTCGCAGCGCTGTTGCTGTGCCCGGCTTTTGTCGTTCTGGCCGCCGATACGGCCGCCAAGCCGCGAGAAACGCTTATTCGCTGGACCGCCCATGGCGTCCCGCACATCCAGGCGGCGGACGAACGCGGCCTTGGCTACGGCATCGGCTACGCCTATGCCCGCGACAACGCCTGCCTGCTGGCCGAGGAGATCGTCACCGCCCGTGGCGAGCGCTCCCGCTGGTTCGGCGCGGAGGGCCAATCCTCCGCCCACCTCGACAACCTGCCGTCCGACTTCTTCTTCACCTGGCTCAACCAGCCGGCGTCGATTGCCGCCTTCCGCAAGGCGCAGACCCGCGAAGTGGCCCAGCTGCTGGACGGCTACGCCGCCGGCTTCAACCACTACCTGAAGGAAGCCGATGCGCGCACCACCCATTGCCTGGGCGAGGGCTGGCTGCGCCCCATCGACGCCGACGACCTGGTGCGCCTGACCCGTCGCCTGCTGGTGGAAGGCGGTGCCGGCCAGTTCGCCGAAGCGCTGATCGGTGCCGCGCCGCCCGGTGCCCAGCAGGCGCAGCTGGACTCCGGCTACACCGCCGCGCGCACCGAAGGCTTCCGCCTGGAGCGCGGCAGCAACGCCGTGGCCGTGGGCAGCAAGCGCAGCGCCGACGGGCGCGGCATGCTCCTGGCCAACCCGCACTTCCCCTGGAGCGGCGCACTGCGCTTCTGGCAGCTGCACCTGACCATCCCCGGCAAGCTCGACGTGATGGGCGCCGCGCTGCCCGGCCTGCCGGTGGTCAACATCGGCTTCGGCCAGCAGCTGGCCTGGACCCACACCGTCGACACCTCCGCGCACTTCACCCTCTACCGCCTGGAACTCGACCCCAAGGACCCGACCCGCTACCGCATCGACGGCCGTACCGAGAAGCTGAAGAAGACCCGCCTTCAGGTGCAGGTCCGTGACGCCGCCGGCACGCTCTCGGTGCGCAGCCACGACCTCTACGAGTCGCGCTTCGGTCCGCTGCTCAACTGGCCGGGCATGCTGGAGTGGACCGCTGGCGAAGCCTGGGCGCTGAAGGACGCCAACCTCGGCAATACCCGCGTGCTGCAGCAGTGGTATGCGATTAACCAGGCCCGTGACGTCGATGCCCTGCGTGCCGCCGTGACAAAGATCCAGGGCATCCCCTGGGTCAACACCCTGGCCGCCGACGCCAGCGGCAAGGCCCTGTACATGAACCAGTCCGTGGTGCCGCACCTGCTGCCCAAGCAGTTGGCGGAATGCGTGATCCCGCAACTGGCCGCCGAAGGCCTGCCGGCCCTGCAGGGCACTACCAGCGCCTGCGAATGGACCCGCGACGCCAGCGCCGCCCAGCCGGGCATCACCCCGGCGGCCCAGCTGCCTGTGCTGCAGCGCGAGGACTTCGTGCAGAACTCCAACGACAGCGCCTGGCTGAGCAACCCGGACAGCCCGCTGGCCGGCTATTCGCCCCTGGTCAACCGCGAAGGGCGTGAGCTGTCGCCGCGCGCGCGCTTCGCCCTGGGCCGCCTGCAGGGCGACGCGCCGCTGAGCGCCGAGTTCCTCAAGGCGATGGTCACCGACAACGAAGTGGCCCTGGCCACCGACCTGCTGCCCGAGCTGCTGGAGCTGTGCCAGGCCGAGGCGGGCAACGCCGCCCTGGCCGCGCCCTGCAAGGCCCTGGCGGCCTGGGACGGCAAGGCCAACATCGACAGCGGCATCGGCTTCCTGCACTTCCAGCACTTCATGAAGGGCTTCGCCGAGATCGAGGACGGCTGGCGCGAGCCCTTCGACCCGCAACGCCCGACCGTGACCCCGCGCGGGCTGAACCCGGCGGCCAAGGACAAGGTGATCCAGGCGCTGGTTGCCGCCGGTGAGGAAGTGGCCAAGGCCGGCGTGCCCGAACAGGCCCGCTGGGGCGACATCCAGCGTTCGGGGGCCATCGGCATTCCCGGCGGCGACGGCCACTTCGGCGTCTACAACGCCATGCAGAGCGAACTGCAGGGCGACCACCTGGAGGTGGTCAGCGGCACCAGCTACCTGCAACTGGTCACCTTCGACGGCCAGGGCCCGCAAGCCCGTGGGCTGCTGGCCTTCTCCCAGTCCAGCGAAGCCGGCTCGCCGCACCACAGCGACCAGACCGAGCTCTTCGCCCGCCAGCAGTGGCAGAAGCTGCCCTTCAGCAACGCCGAGATCGACGCCGACCCGGCGCTGGAGCGCAAGGTGTTGAAGGTGAAGTGA
- a CDS encoding lysine N(6)-hydroxylase/L-ornithine N(5)-oxygenase family protein — protein MTQPLNTAIHDLIGIGFGPSNLALAIALQERARKHGALDALFLDKQADYRWHGNTLVTQSELQISFLKDLVSLRNPTSPYSFVNYLHQHGRLVDFINLGTFYPCRMEFNDYLRWVAGQFIEQSRYGEEVLAIEPLLEGQRVEALRVISRDAGGETHVRATRSVVVSAGGTARIPQAFRHLKDDARVFHHSQYLERIAKQPCVGGKPMRIAIIGGGQSAAEAFIDLNDSYPSVQVDMVLRGSALKPADDSPFVNEVFSPEFTDLIFNQAGAERERFIREYHNTNYSVVDIDLIERIYGIFYRQKVSGIQRHAFHILSTVERATAGADGIELVLRNNASGEQSVQRYDAVVLATGYERQVHRHLLEPLAQWMGDFEVGRDYRVRTDERCQAAVYMQGFCQASHGLSDTLLSVLPIRADEIAASLYDHLQPGSCAERGVVQALAAAS, from the coding sequence ATGACTCAGCCCCTGAACACCGCTATCCACGACCTGATCGGCATTGGTTTCGGCCCCTCCAACCTGGCCCTGGCCATCGCCTTGCAGGAGCGTGCCCGCAAGCATGGTGCGCTGGATGCCCTGTTCCTCGACAAGCAGGCCGACTACCGCTGGCACGGCAACACCCTGGTGACCCAGAGCGAGCTGCAGATCTCCTTCCTCAAGGACCTGGTGTCCCTGCGCAACCCCACCAGCCCCTATTCCTTCGTCAACTACCTGCACCAGCACGGCCGCCTGGTGGACTTCATCAACCTCGGCACCTTCTACCCGTGCCGCATGGAGTTCAACGACTACCTGCGCTGGGTGGCCGGGCAGTTCATCGAGCAGAGCCGCTATGGAGAAGAGGTGCTGGCCATCGAGCCGTTGCTGGAAGGCCAGCGCGTCGAGGCGCTGCGGGTGATCTCCCGCGATGCCGGTGGCGAGACCCACGTCCGCGCCACGCGCTCGGTGGTGGTCAGCGCCGGTGGCACCGCGCGGATTCCCCAGGCCTTCCGCCACCTCAAGGACGACGCCCGGGTCTTCCATCACTCCCAGTACCTGGAGCGCATCGCCAAGCAGCCCTGCGTTGGCGGCAAGCCGATGCGCATCGCCATCATCGGCGGCGGGCAGAGTGCGGCGGAGGCCTTCATCGACCTCAACGACAGCTACCCGTCGGTGCAGGTGGACATGGTGCTGCGCGGCTCGGCGCTGAAGCCGGCGGACGACAGCCCCTTCGTCAACGAGGTGTTCTCCCCCGAGTTCACCGACCTGATCTTCAACCAGGCCGGCGCCGAGCGTGAACGCTTCATCCGCGAGTACCACAACACCAACTACTCGGTGGTGGACATCGACCTGATCGAGCGCATCTACGGCATCTTCTACCGCCAGAAGGTCTCCGGCATCCAGCGCCACGCCTTCCACATCCTCAGCACCGTGGAGCGCGCCACCGCCGGCGCCGACGGCATCGAACTGGTGCTGCGCAACAACGCCAGCGGCGAGCAGAGCGTGCAGCGCTACGACGCCGTGGTGCTCGCCACCGGTTACGAGCGCCAGGTGCATCGCCACCTGCTGGAGCCCCTGGCCCAGTGGATGGGCGACTTCGAGGTGGGCCGCGACTACCGCGTCCGCACCGACGAGCGCTGCCAGGCGGCCGTCTATATGCAGGGCTTCTGCCAGGCCAGCCACGGTCTCAGCGACACCCTGCTGTCGGTGCTGCCGATCCGCGCCGACGAGATCGCCGCCTCGCTCTACGACCACCTCCAGCCTGGCTCCTGTGCCGAGCGCGGTGTCGTCCAGGCGCTGGCCGCTGCCAGCTGA